The DNA window GTTTATAACATGAGAGAAATCGGTTGTTCGGGAACGATCATTGGAAAGGCTATTTATGAAGGAAAAATAACATTAAAAGAACTTCAAAATTTTATTGAAAATGCTTAAAAAAAGAATTATTCCATGTTTGGATATTAAGGATGGAACTACGGTAAAGGGAGTTAATTTTGAAGGGCTCCGAAATGCAGGGAATCCCATAAGCCTCGCAAAAAAATATGAGGATGAGGGTGCTGACGAATTGGTTTTTCTTGATATTACGGCAACTATTGAAAAAAGGAAAACCTTTGTGGAGCTTGTCAGGGAAATTGCAACGGAATTAAGTATTCCTTTTACAGTTGGTGGCGGAATTTCCTCTGTAGATGATGTTAGAAAATTACTGGAAGCAGGAGCTGATAAGATCAGTATCAATTCATCGGCTGTCAATGATCCAGATATTATTTCTGATTTGGCTAAAGAATTTGGGAGTCAGTGTATTGTGGTTGCAATTGACACCAGATTTGAGAATGGTGAAGATAAGGTATATATAAAAGGTGGTCGGGAGGTTACAGAACTAAAAACTGTAGAATGGGCAAAAAAAGCTGAATTACTTGGAGCGGGTGAAATTCTATTAACCTCTATGGATGGAGATGGAACTAAAAAAGGTTTTGATCTACGAATTACAAAATCAGTGTCTGAGGCAATTAATATTCCTGTCATTGCTTCAGGAGGTGCTGGAACAATAAAAGACTTTCAGGAAGTATTTCAAGAGACAAAAGCTACCGGCGCATTGGCAGCAAGTATTTTTCACTTTGGAGAAGTTCATATTAAGGATTTAAAGGAAGAATTATTAATTCAAAAAATACAAATAAGACGATGATTGATTTTAATAAAAATAGTCTTGTTCCGGTAATCATCCAGGACAATAGGACATTACAGGTTTTGATGCTGGGCTATATGAATGAAGAGGCATTTAATAAAACAAAAAAAGAAAGAATTGTCACTTTTTTCAGTCGATCAAAAAACAGGCTCTGGACTAAAGGTGAAGAATCGGGTAATTTTTTAATGGTAATAAGTATTGATATCGATTGTGACCAGGACACAATCCTTATTAAAGTTATTCCTAAAAATATAGTTTGCCACACCGGAAGTTTCAGTTGTTTCGGAGAAAAAGATTCTAAAGGATTTTTATATGAATTGGAAGAGAAAATCGGTCATAGAATCGATGGAAAAGTAGAGGATTCTTATACCTATTCATTATACAGACGAGGAATTAATAAAGTAGCTCAAAAAGTAGGAGAGGAGGCTGTAGAATTAGTTATAGAAGCTAAAGATGATAATGACGATTTATTTAAAAATGAAGCCGCTGATCTAATGTATCATTTTTTAATCTTGTTGAAGGCAAAAGATATCGCTTTAGAGGATGTTGAGAAGATTTTACAGTTGAGAAATCAGCGGATTGTATAAATAATAAACTCAATCTCAAAAACCTCAATACAAGAAAACAGAGTAAAGGTGTTGGAAGTGATACTTTCTGGAATGACACTGAATATATATGAATCATTATAAAAACAAATCCCTTTCCAGTATTAGAAAGGGGTTTATTTTTATAGATTTGTTTGTATGATTCATTATTCGATCATAATTTTTCTAACTACTGTATGATCATCAGCTTTAAGGTTTCCCAGATAAACACCTTTTTTTAAGCCTGAAACGTTAATCTTCGTTTGATTTTCCTGTTTAAGCAGTGAACGTCCCAACAGATCTGTAATCTCAAAACTGAAATCCTTCACTG is part of the Chryseobacterium paludis genome and encodes:
- the hisF gene encoding imidazole glycerol phosphate synthase subunit HisF, whose product is MLKKRIIPCLDIKDGTTVKGVNFEGLRNAGNPISLAKKYEDEGADELVFLDITATIEKRKTFVELVREIATELSIPFTVGGGISSVDDVRKLLEAGADKISINSSAVNDPDIISDLAKEFGSQCIVVAIDTRFENGEDKVYIKGGREVTELKTVEWAKKAELLGAGEILLTSMDGDGTKKGFDLRITKSVSEAINIPVIASGGAGTIKDFQEVFQETKATGALAASIFHFGEVHIKDLKEELLIQKIQIRR
- the hisIE gene encoding bifunctional phosphoribosyl-AMP cyclohydrolase/phosphoribosyl-ATP diphosphatase HisIE, which codes for MIDFNKNSLVPVIIQDNRTLQVLMLGYMNEEAFNKTKKERIVTFFSRSKNRLWTKGEESGNFLMVISIDIDCDQDTILIKVIPKNIVCHTGSFSCFGEKDSKGFLYELEEKIGHRIDGKVEDSYTYSLYRRGINKVAQKVGEEAVELVIEAKDDNDDLFKNEAADLMYHFLILLKAKDIALEDVEKILQLRNQRIV